From one Paeniglutamicibacter psychrophenolicus genomic stretch:
- a CDS encoding matrixin family metalloprotease, whose product MPHQKPWSQEPEFGNRGGQPLRAPSGRVPQWALDEAAHRAEAREPVTRVVPLRRTARSSFRRRRRLPRRGWNLGVVIALLVGLYYSPVLLERYVMPALIPMVPSSTVPPRGVDAAAAPLGTPPAGTGSGSFRLQESPDPGQTFVAYDPCRPIRYVIRAEDSPVGGETLIHQAVGEISAATGLRFIYDGPTTEGPSGERERYQPQRYGKRWAPLLIVWSNPAETPRLAGDVGGLGGSDYAHTPGHPVVYVAGQVMLDAPDMSRFLAYPGGATLVRAVIMHELGHVVGLAHVEDPSQLMYGDGNNLTTLADGDRAGLALLGTGACVPQL is encoded by the coding sequence ATGCCGCATCAAAAACCATGGAGCCAGGAACCCGAATTCGGGAACCGGGGCGGGCAACCGCTGCGCGCACCCAGCGGCCGGGTTCCGCAATGGGCGCTTGACGAGGCTGCACACCGGGCGGAGGCGCGGGAACCCGTGACCCGGGTCGTTCCGCTGCGAAGGACCGCACGCAGCTCGTTCCGCCGGCGCCGACGGCTTCCACGCCGCGGCTGGAACCTGGGCGTGGTCATTGCCCTGCTGGTGGGCCTCTACTACAGCCCGGTATTGCTCGAGCGCTACGTCATGCCTGCGCTGATCCCGATGGTTCCCTCATCCACCGTGCCGCCGCGCGGCGTCGATGCGGCTGCCGCGCCTTTGGGCACGCCGCCAGCCGGAACCGGGTCCGGGTCATTCCGGCTGCAGGAGTCCCCGGACCCCGGCCAGACCTTCGTCGCCTACGATCCCTGCCGACCCATACGCTACGTCATCCGCGCGGAGGACTCCCCCGTTGGCGGCGAGACCCTGATCCACCAGGCGGTCGGCGAGATTTCCGCCGCCACCGGGTTGCGCTTCATCTACGACGGGCCCACCACCGAAGGGCCAAGCGGGGAACGCGAACGGTACCAGCCCCAGCGCTACGGCAAGCGTTGGGCACCGCTTCTGATCGTGTGGTCGAACCCTGCCGAAACACCCCGCCTCGCCGGGGACGTGGGCGGGCTGGGCGGCAGCGACTACGCCCACACCCCCGGGCATCCGGTGGTCTACGTGGCCGGCCAGGTGATGCTGGATGCACCAGACATGTCCCGGTTCCTCGCATACCCCGGCGGCGCCACCTTGGTCCGCGCGGTCATCATGCACGAGCTCGGCCATGTGGTGGGGCTGGCACACGTGGAGGACCCGAGCCAGCTGATGTACGGCGACGGAAACAACCTGACGACGCTGGCTGACGGGGACCGTGCCGGGCTGGCTCTGCTGGGCACCGGGGCCTGCGTGCCGCAGCTGTAG
- a CDS encoding ATP-dependent Clp protease ATP-binding subunit — MPAFFGPSDAGNGSFEDFLARYLQGQRTSRFGRPVDITRLLSRHTHEVLTRAAQFAVEHGHSDIDALHLLRVMLETEPVGEALRRSGADAAAIARDAEQRLPESGPKRSGSTPALTPSAQRALLDAYQVARAFGSTYIDPEHLFLAFVLNTESPAGQVLSAAGVTPQSLQAAAEGTEQPGHGTAPEPHSPTNNGPATKGQTPMLEKFGMDLTARAAEDGLDPVIGREKEIEQAIEILARRTKNNPVLIGEAGVGKTAVVEGLARAIVAGEVPAQLAGKRVVSLDLPAMVAGTRYRGDFEERLTQTLDEIAAQDGEVIVFIDELHTVVGAGGGGGEGSMDAGNILKPRLARGELHLIGATTLAEYRKVEKDPALERRFQPVTIGEPSIEDAVAILHGLKDRYARHHQVTYTDEAIRAAVEMSARYVTDRFLPDKAIDLIDTAGARLGLKRPAGVDTQALASRIAELGADKDRAVAEERYEDASRLRDEAEELGARLAEAREGAAGTPSAVVNETQIAEVIARATGIPAARLTKDEKGRLARLEEELHERVVGQDDAVAAVAKAVRRSRTGLGDEGKPVGSFLFLGPTGVGKTELAKALAESLFGDESAMVRFDMSEFGERHTVSRLVGAPPGYVGYDEAGQLTERVRRRPYSVVLLDEVEKAHPDVFNLLLQVLDDGRLTDGQGRTVDFRNTVIIMTSNLGSEFLASRGAPLGFGSDSGAGSERELRAKVMGRLRETMRPEFLNRIDETVLFRKLEAEQLRSIVRLQLRRTEARLAAHGIGLDVDEAAVAWIAEAGHEPEFGARPLRRVISRELDDRVADLLVTDELATGGTVVVTAVESGLRVSAYRDAALAA; from the coding sequence ATGCCAGCATTCTTTGGCCCGTCCGACGCCGGCAACGGCTCTTTCGAGGACTTCCTGGCGCGCTACCTGCAAGGCCAGCGCACCAGCCGCTTCGGGCGTCCCGTCGACATCACCCGGCTGCTCAGCCGCCACACGCACGAGGTGCTGACCCGTGCCGCGCAATTCGCCGTCGAACACGGCCACAGCGACATCGACGCGCTGCACCTGCTGCGCGTGATGCTCGAAACCGAACCCGTCGGCGAGGCGCTGCGCCGCTCGGGCGCGGACGCCGCGGCGATTGCCCGCGACGCCGAGCAGCGCCTGCCCGAATCCGGGCCGAAGCGCTCCGGTTCCACTCCCGCACTGACCCCATCGGCCCAGCGTGCGCTGCTGGATGCCTACCAGGTGGCCCGCGCCTTCGGCTCGACCTACATCGATCCCGAGCACCTGTTCCTGGCCTTCGTGCTGAACACCGAATCCCCCGCCGGGCAGGTCCTCTCCGCCGCCGGGGTCACCCCGCAATCCCTGCAGGCAGCCGCCGAGGGCACCGAACAGCCGGGCCACGGCACCGCACCGGAACCCCACTCCCCCACCAATAACGGGCCGGCCACCAAGGGACAGACCCCGATGCTGGAGAAGTTCGGCATGGACCTGACCGCCCGTGCCGCCGAGGACGGACTGGACCCGGTGATCGGCCGCGAAAAGGAGATTGAGCAGGCCATCGAGATCCTGGCCCGCCGCACCAAGAACAACCCGGTGCTGATCGGCGAGGCCGGCGTCGGCAAGACCGCCGTCGTCGAGGGACTGGCCCGAGCCATCGTCGCAGGCGAAGTCCCGGCCCAGCTGGCGGGCAAGCGCGTGGTCTCCCTCGACCTGCCCGCCATGGTCGCCGGCACCCGCTACCGCGGCGACTTCGAGGAACGCCTGACCCAGACCCTGGACGAGATCGCCGCCCAGGACGGCGAGGTGATCGTCTTCATCGACGAGCTGCACACCGTGGTCGGCGCCGGAGGCGGCGGGGGCGAGGGGTCCATGGACGCCGGCAACATCCTCAAGCCGCGACTGGCCCGCGGCGAGCTGCACCTGATCGGCGCCACCACGCTGGCCGAGTACCGGAAGGTGGAAAAGGACCCGGCCCTGGAACGCCGCTTCCAGCCGGTGACCATCGGCGAGCCCTCGATCGAGGACGCCGTGGCAATCCTGCACGGGCTCAAGGACCGCTACGCCCGGCACCACCAGGTGACCTACACCGACGAAGCGATCCGCGCCGCGGTCGAAATGTCGGCACGCTACGTGACCGATCGGTTCCTGCCGGACAAGGCCATCGACCTGATCGACACGGCCGGGGCCAGGCTGGGCCTGAAGCGCCCCGCCGGTGTGGACACCCAGGCGCTGGCGTCGCGGATCGCCGAGCTGGGCGCCGACAAGGACCGGGCTGTGGCCGAGGAGCGCTACGAGGACGCCTCGAGGCTGCGCGACGAGGCCGAGGAGCTGGGCGCCCGCCTGGCCGAGGCACGGGAGGGTGCCGCGGGCACCCCGTCGGCGGTGGTCAACGAGACCCAGATCGCCGAGGTCATCGCCCGTGCCACGGGCATTCCCGCCGCGCGGCTGACCAAGGACGAGAAGGGACGCCTGGCCCGCCTCGAGGAAGAGCTGCACGAGCGGGTCGTCGGGCAGGATGATGCCGTGGCGGCCGTCGCCAAGGCGGTGCGGCGTTCCCGCACCGGGCTGGGCGACGAGGGCAAGCCGGTGGGCAGCTTCCTGTTCCTGGGCCCCACCGGCGTGGGCAAGACCGAGCTGGCCAAGGCCCTGGCCGAATCGCTCTTCGGCGACGAGTCGGCCATGGTCAGGTTCGACATGAGCGAGTTCGGCGAGCGCCACACGGTCTCCCGGCTCGTTGGTGCCCCTCCGGGATACGTCGGCTACGACGAGGCCGGGCAGCTGACCGAGCGCGTGCGCCGGCGCCCATACTCGGTGGTGCTGCTGGACGAGGTGGAGAAGGCGCACCCGGACGTATTCAACCTGCTGCTGCAGGTGCTCGACGACGGCCGGCTCACCGACGGGCAGGGCCGCACCGTGGACTTCCGCAACACTGTCATCATCATGACCTCCAACCTGGGCTCGGAGTTCCTGGCCAGCCGCGGTGCTCCGCTGGGCTTCGGGTCCGACTCCGGGGCAGGGTCCGAGCGCGAGCTGCGCGCCAAGGTGATGGGCCGGCTGCGCGAGACCATGCGTCCGGAATTCCTGAACCGGATCGACGAGACGGTGCTGTTCCGCAAACTCGAGGCCGAGCAGCTGCGTTCGATCGTGCGGCTGCAGCTGCGCCGCACCGAGGCCCGGCTCGCCGCCCACGGCATCGGGCTTGACGTCGACGAGGCGGCGGTGGCCTGGATCGCCGAGGCCGGCCACGAGCCGGAGTTCGGTGCCAGGCCGCTGCGCCGGGTGATCTCCCGCGAGCTCGACGACAGGGTCGCAGACCTGCTGGTCACCGACGAGCTGGCAACCGGCGGGACAGTGGTGGTGACCGCGGTCGAGTCGGGCCTGCGGGTCTCGGCCTATCGGGACGCGGCGCTCGCGGCGTAG
- a CDS encoding metallophosphoesterase family protein — protein sequence MGRTEHREWDLNTANGYTEDSEQRPGAGSAWAQKFGSTTRYGDFTLRYPLSQDTAMRQNMAAIEAADPDLMLIAGDLVQGAGYQPAWDEFFGYFAGEHGDLASNVPLVTALGNWETYAAINGGYGTPADQSPAVISRNKYLSYFDNDGDAANPATQGSYYRVDHGPVTVLTLDSTNGEPDENTTTGTLSGEPFSGDDSNLTAQNLSTDTQGEFTDADYDKAYTALFEGTTAKDSDLPNMTVGGKQWKWAEKQLAEAREQGQIVIVQFHHAAYSSGVHGTPPNHEYADNQSGTAMRAYSPLFEKHGVAAVISGHDEMFERSWVDGDGDGQGFHSYDVGAASDGLRGEQLVKNAEGKYEPLRFNTHSKWSAAANQPETWATDGTGTPQLVDGGLHYGHLQIDIARKGSGAEITLSPVYLFPVLDKDYKLVNTERRVYDDVVGISVGADGTATK from the coding sequence ATGGGCCGCACCGAGCATCGCGAATGGGACCTGAACACGGCCAACGGATACACGGAAGATTCCGAGCAGCGCCCCGGAGCCGGTTCGGCCTGGGCACAGAAGTTCGGCTCCACCACCCGCTACGGCGATTTCACGCTGCGCTACCCGCTCAGCCAGGACACCGCGATGCGCCAAAACATGGCGGCCATCGAGGCCGCCGACCCGGATTTGATGCTCATCGCCGGGGACCTGGTCCAGGGCGCCGGATACCAGCCAGCCTGGGACGAATTCTTCGGCTACTTCGCCGGCGAGCACGGCGACCTGGCCTCGAACGTCCCGTTGGTCACGGCGCTGGGCAACTGGGAGACCTATGCGGCGATCAACGGCGGTTACGGCACGCCGGCGGACCAGTCCCCCGCGGTCATCTCGCGGAACAAATACCTCTCCTACTTCGACAACGACGGTGACGCCGCCAACCCTGCCACCCAGGGCTCTTACTACCGCGTCGACCACGGTCCCGTCACCGTGCTGACCCTGGATTCGACCAACGGTGAACCGGACGAGAACACCACGACCGGGACGCTGTCAGGAGAACCCTTCTCCGGAGACGACAGCAACCTCACCGCTCAGAACCTCTCCACCGACACCCAGGGCGAGTTCACCGACGCGGACTACGACAAGGCCTACACCGCTCTCTTCGAGGGCACCACCGCCAAGGATTCGGATCTGCCGAACATGACCGTCGGCGGCAAGCAGTGGAAGTGGGCGGAAAAGCAGTTGGCCGAGGCCCGCGAGCAGGGACAGATCGTCATCGTGCAGTTCCACCATGCCGCTTACTCCTCGGGCGTGCACGGCACCCCGCCGAACCATGAATACGCCGACAACCAGTCCGGCACGGCGATGCGCGCATACTCGCCGCTCTTTGAGAAGCACGGGGTTGCCGCGGTGATCTCGGGACACGACGAGATGTTCGAGCGCTCCTGGGTCGACGGGGACGGAGACGGACAGGGCTTCCACTCCTATGACGTCGGCGCCGCCTCCGACGGGCTGCGCGGCGAGCAGCTGGTGAAGAACGCCGAAGGCAAGTACGAGCCGCTGCGCTTCAACACCCACTCGAAGTGGTCCGCCGCGGCAAACCAGCCCGAGACCTGGGCCACCGACGGGACCGGCACCCCGCAGCTGGTTGACGGGGGCCTGCACTACGGGCACCTGCAGATCGACATCGCCCGGAAGGGTTCGGGGGCCGAGATCACGCTCAGCCCGGTCTACCTCTTCCCGGTGCTGGACAAGGACTACAAGTTGGTGAATACCGAACGCCGCGTCTACGACGACGTCGTGGGCATCTCGGTCGGCGCCGACGGCACCGCCACCAAGTAG
- a CDS encoding DUF302 domain-containing protein: MAKTKDALGRQGFGALTEIDVHAVLGANICPESADRIGRYLVLGAWNPHLANRGLLTEPMFGARLPLNGVIRRAADSTETTTETIDAQLLARISGNPAIREVATDADTRLKAALERLRGT; this comes from the coding sequence GTGGCCAAAACGAAGGATGCCTTGGGTCGACAGGGTTTCGGGGCGTTGACCGAGATTGACGTGCATGCGGTCTTGGGGGCGAACATCTGCCCGGAATCGGCCGACAGGATCGGTCGCTACCTGGTTTTGGGTGCATGGAATCCGCATCTTGCCAATCGGGGGCTCCTGACCGAACCCATGTTCGGGGCACGGTTGCCCTTGAACGGCGTCATCCGTCGGGCAGCGGACTCGACCGAAACCACCACCGAGACCATCGACGCGCAGCTGCTGGCCCGGATCAGTGGCAACCCGGCCATCCGCGAGGTCGCGACCGACGCGGACACCCGCTTGAAGGCGGCGCTGGAGCGGCTGCGCGGCACCTGA
- a CDS encoding nuclease-related domain-containing protein, protein MAIWRNRSDAQLTERIMGAWYIVGDPDRRFDYDFWLLTNPSPGESYPPVERGAATRDVPEPEVPPAVPEVPAAATAAPPRRVTGPLPPERVAGNPARQLREAEPEPPATPGPTDGGSVPPRVAPAAPAPRFDPERLSWWEETLGSEERIGRGHNLLRLLVVLGLVAGVLGSMLVLVAAPAPIALVPIGLCGAGLVAVSRFWPYAATRRAVDQHVFGVGGGALSNGWSRFRKENIAKGVIGERRTALALESLLRIPGTRIFHGLRFPGSSVADIDHAVVNGDRVLFIDSKFWKPGEYRWLEADKLGYVRGRRVDRRDIHMDHVQRHPMTANAAAEVGCHVLIHSNDEGAITFTAGAHISPTGIPATGVQDGIEMIGRWLLQGQKCGLVDRYVMARMIALLK, encoded by the coding sequence TTGGCGATCTGGCGCAATCGAAGCGACGCCCAGCTGACCGAACGGATCATGGGTGCCTGGTACATCGTGGGGGATCCGGACAGGCGCTTCGATTACGACTTCTGGTTGCTGACCAACCCGTCGCCGGGCGAATCGTACCCGCCGGTCGAACGGGGTGCTGCCACCCGAGACGTTCCCGAACCCGAGGTGCCGCCTGCAGTACCCGAGGTACCTGCGGCAGCTACGGCTGCACCGCCGCGCCGGGTGACGGGCCCGTTGCCGCCCGAACGGGTGGCAGGCAATCCGGCCCGGCAGCTGCGCGAGGCCGAACCCGAGCCGCCAGCAACGCCCGGGCCCACGGACGGCGGGTCGGTCCCGCCGCGAGTGGCACCGGCCGCACCGGCGCCGCGATTCGACCCGGAACGGTTGTCCTGGTGGGAAGAAACCCTGGGCAGCGAGGAAAGGATCGGGCGGGGCCACAACCTGCTGCGCCTGCTCGTGGTCCTGGGGCTCGTGGCCGGGGTGCTGGGATCCATGCTTGTGCTGGTTGCCGCCCCGGCTCCCATCGCGTTGGTGCCCATCGGGCTGTGCGGGGCCGGACTGGTGGCGGTCAGTCGCTTCTGGCCTTACGCGGCGACGCGGCGTGCGGTCGACCAACACGTGTTTGGCGTGGGCGGCGGGGCGCTGTCCAACGGCTGGAGCCGGTTCAGGAAGGAAAACATTGCCAAGGGCGTGATCGGGGAGCGGCGCACCGCGCTGGCGCTTGAATCGCTGTTGCGCATCCCGGGAACCCGGATCTTCCACGGGCTCCGCTTTCCGGGCAGCAGCGTCGCCGACATCGACCATGCGGTGGTCAACGGGGACCGGGTGCTGTTCATTGACTCAAAGTTCTGGAAGCCCGGGGAGTACCGGTGGCTGGAAGCCGACAAGCTCGGATACGTACGTGGACGACGAGTCGACCGGCGGGACATCCACATGGACCACGTGCAGCGCCACCCCATGACGGCCAACGCCGCGGCAGAGGTCGGCTGCCACGTGCTGATCCACTCCAATGACGAGGGCGCGATAACGTTCACCGCCGGGGCGCACATTTCCCCGACGGGGATCCCGGCAACCGGAGTCCAGGACGGGATCGAGATGATCGGGCGCTGGCTGTTGCAGGGGCAAAAATGCGGGTTGGTCGACCGCTACGTGATGGCCCGGATGATCGCACTGCTGAAGTAG